A region of Melitaea cinxia chromosome 15, ilMelCinx1.1, whole genome shotgun sequence DNA encodes the following proteins:
- the LOC123660431 gene encoding collagenase-like yields MKLLIVVLGLALAVTAEEPIFRDYHLEIGIPERARIDAAEAAADFDGSRIIGGQVSALGANPHLAGLQIELFNGQRSVCGASLISNTRLVTAAHCWSSPTTTARTFVVILGSVNYNSGGVRIRTSNVVMHPRYMNFEALNDVAVIRISHVNFNNNIRPVALATGSNQYVGVTAVAAGFGRTSDTGSVSSVARHVSLQVIDNETCARTFRDARDPSILCTSNSGGRSPCGGDSGGPLAVGNTLIGIANFVSARGCAAGPAAFARVTYFASWLSSQ; encoded by the exons ATGAAGCTCCTCATCGTCGTCCTCGGCCTGGCTCTAGCTGTTACAGCGGAAGAACCAATCTTCCGTGACTATCATCTAGAGATCGGTATCCCCGAAAGGGCTCGCATAGACGCTGCTGAGGCGGCCGCGGACTTCGACGGGTCCAGGATTATCGGAGGACAGGTTTCAGCACTAGGAGCTAATCCCCACTTG GCTGGTCTACAAATCGAATTGTTTAACGGACAAAGATCAGTTTGTGGAGCTTCTCTTATTAGTAACACTAGACTGGTCACTGCTGCTCACTGTTGGTCATCTCCTACTACAACAGCTAGAACTTTTGTCGTTATTCTCGGATCTGTTAACTACAATTCTGGTGGCGTTCGTATCAGAACCAGCAATGTTGTTATGCATCCCAGATACATGAATTTTGAAGCCCTTAACGATGTTGCTGTCATTCGCATCAGTCACGTTAACTTTAACA ACAACATCCGACCCGTCGCGTTAGCCACCGGCTCCAACCAATATGTCGGTGTTACGGCTGTAGCTGCTGGTTTCGGAAGAACGAGCGACA ccGGCTCAGTATCAAGTGTAGCGAGACATGTAAGCCTGCAAGTCATTGATAACGAGACGTGTGCTAGGACATTTAGAGACGCACGCGACCCTTCCATTTTGTGCACGTCTAACAGCGGCGGCAGAAGCCCCTGCGGAGGTGACTCAGGAGGTCCTCTCGCGGTCGGCAATACCTTG ATTGGTATCGCTAACTTCGTTTCGGCCCGCGGGTGCGCGGCGGGACCAGCCGCTTTCGCCAGAGTTACCTATTTTGCTTCTTGGCTTTCATCACAATAG